In the genome of Nisaea sediminum, one region contains:
- the dctP gene encoding TRAP transporter substrate-binding protein DctP — translation MTFIRVSVTRAVAAVAAFAFGVGVASAAEVTLRMHQFLPAQANVPKNILHVWADKIEADSNGRIEIQRFPAMQLGGKPPELIDQAIDGVADIIWTVSGYTPGRFPRAEVFELPFTMTNAEATSRAYWELAEETMMDSDFKAFKVLGLWVHGPGVIHSKSPITSVGDLNGVKLRAPTRVTNMLFSTLGATPVGMPVPAVPEALSKGVIDATVIPWEVTGALKVPELVGTHTEFGDDVLYTTTFIFAMNKDKWDSLPDDLKAVIDKNSGIEFSAFAGAQMQRDDAPARKAAADRGNSITTLTAAQVAEWKTAAEPVRAAWLKEMKEKGLDGDALLARAAARTKKPGAAQYPRPPGPKTGPGLPRSPTIPGAASMSAFATRLARFMALLGGAVLLTLIAVTCISVLGRGLNTFGHSAFLSELFPVLGEALLATGVAPVTGDFELVEAGIAFAIFAFLPICQLYGGHATVDILSDQLPGRVNRFLITFWEVVFTVIVMLVAWRLFEGFQSKLRNGETTFLLQFPIWWAYGASFAAAVIASLIALYVAISRVVALVSGRNPLAIGGN, via the coding sequence ATGACCTTTATCCGCGTGAGCGTGACCCGTGCGGTCGCGGCCGTTGCCGCGTTCGCCTTCGGTGTCGGTGTGGCGTCTGCCGCCGAAGTGACCCTGCGCATGCACCAGTTCCTGCCGGCGCAGGCCAATGTCCCGAAAAACATTCTTCATGTCTGGGCCGACAAGATCGAGGCGGACTCGAACGGCCGCATCGAGATCCAGCGCTTTCCGGCGATGCAGCTCGGCGGCAAGCCGCCGGAGCTGATCGATCAGGCGATCGACGGCGTCGCCGACATCATCTGGACCGTCTCCGGCTACACGCCGGGCCGCTTCCCGCGCGCCGAGGTCTTCGAGCTTCCCTTCACCATGACCAATGCCGAGGCGACCTCGCGGGCCTATTGGGAACTCGCCGAGGAAACCATGATGGACAGCGACTTCAAGGCCTTCAAGGTCCTGGGGCTCTGGGTCCACGGTCCGGGCGTCATCCATTCCAAGTCGCCGATCACCTCGGTCGGGGATCTGAACGGTGTGAAGCTGCGCGCGCCGACGCGCGTGACCAACATGCTGTTCTCGACGCTCGGCGCCACGCCCGTGGGCATGCCCGTGCCGGCGGTGCCGGAAGCGCTTTCCAAGGGCGTGATCGACGCAACTGTCATTCCGTGGGAAGTGACCGGGGCCCTGAAGGTGCCGGAACTGGTTGGCACCCACACCGAGTTCGGCGATGACGTGCTCTACACCACGACCTTTATCTTCGCGATGAACAAGGACAAGTGGGACAGCCTGCCGGACGACCTGAAGGCGGTCATCGACAAGAATTCCGGCATCGAGTTTTCCGCTTTTGCCGGTGCACAGATGCAGCGCGACGACGCTCCCGCGCGCAAGGCCGCGGCGGATCGCGGCAACAGCATCACCACTTTGACCGCGGCGCAGGTCGCGGAGTGGAAGACGGCTGCGGAGCCGGTCAGAGCCGCGTGGCTGAAGGAGATGAAGGAAAAGGGCCTCGACGGCGACGCGTTGCTCGCGAGGGCGGCGGCCCGGACCAAGAAGCCCGGGGCGGCGCAATACCCCCGCCCCCCCGGACCGAAAACCGGCCCGGGGCTCCCGCGCTCTCCTACGATACCCGGAGCTGCTTCCATGTCCGCATTCGCGACGAGGCTCGCCCGTTTCATGGCCCTGCTTGGCGGCGCCGTGCTGCTGACGCTGATTGCCGTCACCTGCATCAGCGTGCTCGGGCGCGGTTTGAACACCTTCGGCCACAGCGCCTTTCTGTCGGAGCTTTTCCCTGTGCTGGGAGAGGCCCTGCTGGCGACCGGCGTTGCGCCCGTAACCGGCGATTTCGAGCTGGTCGAGGCCGGGATCGCCTTCGCGATTTTCGCATTCCTGCCGATCTGCCAGCTGTATGGCGGCCATGCGACCGTGGATATTCTCTCCGATCAGCTCCCGGGCCGGGTAAACCGCTTCCTGATCACGTTCTGGGAAGTCGTTTTCACTGTGATCGTGATGCTCGTCGCGTGGCGCCTGTTCGAGGGATTCCAGAGCAAGCTGCGCAACGGCGAGACCACGTTCCTGTTGCAGTTTCCGATCTGGTGGGCCTACGGCGCGAGTTTCGCCGCGGCGGTCATCGCCAGCCTCATTGCCTTGTATGTCGCCATTTCGCGGGTGGTTGCGCTGGTCTCCGGCCGCAATCCGCTCGCCATCGGGGGGAACTGA
- a CDS encoding ABC transporter permease, whose amino-acid sequence MKNWLARMKPEDKPIWISLGFVAVILAIGTGYTLSTQGSAPLLSPTYLLQQLQTGSFLGIVAAGMMVVILLGNIDLSVPWTLTAAAMMAAAVGGPMALPTALAVGILVGLVNGIGVAYLRIPSMIFTLGVDSVLRGLMVAHTGGFAPQDQATPLMRFLAADHVLGIPSAIYVWAAVSILVAVMLRRTSFGRSIYATGNREAAAYLSGIRTRLVVVGAFVTSGACAGIAGALLAGYSNKAYQGMGNEFLLPAIAAVVIGGTRILGGQGRYVGTLIGVILIVLLKSVLSIMQMPEAGRQVIYGGVIITMLLFYGRTQKITS is encoded by the coding sequence ATGAAAAACTGGCTCGCCCGCATGAAACCGGAAGACAAGCCGATCTGGATCTCGCTCGGATTCGTCGCCGTGATCCTCGCGATCGGCACGGGATACACGCTCTCCACGCAGGGCAGTGCGCCGCTGCTCTCGCCCACCTATCTCCTGCAGCAGCTGCAGACCGGATCCTTCCTCGGCATCGTCGCGGCGGGGATGATGGTGGTCATCCTGCTCGGCAATATCGATCTCTCGGTGCCCTGGACGCTGACCGCCGCGGCGATGATGGCCGCCGCCGTGGGCGGGCCGATGGCCCTGCCGACCGCGCTTGCGGTGGGCATTCTGGTCGGCCTCGTGAACGGCATCGGGGTCGCCTATCTGCGCATTCCCTCCATGATCTTCACGCTCGGAGTCGATTCCGTCCTGCGCGGGCTCATGGTCGCGCATACAGGTGGCTTCGCCCCGCAGGATCAGGCGACGCCGCTGATGCGGTTCCTTGCCGCGGATCACGTGCTGGGCATTCCCTCGGCGATCTATGTCTGGGCGGCGGTCTCGATCCTGGTCGCGGTGATGCTCCGGCGGACGTCATTCGGTCGCTCGATCTACGCGACCGGCAATAGGGAGGCGGCGGCCTATCTCTCCGGTATCCGGACCCGCCTTGTCGTGGTCGGCGCCTTCGTCACCTCCGGAGCCTGCGCCGGTATCGCAGGCGCCTTGCTCGCCGGCTATTCGAACAAGGCCTATCAGGGGATGGGCAACGAGTTCCTTCTGCCCGCCATCGCCGCCGTGGTAATCGGCGGCACCCGCATTCTCGGCGGCCAGGGCCGCTATGTGGGCACGCTGATCGGCGTGATCCTGATCGTTCTGCTGAAATCGGTGCTCTCGATCATGCAGATGCCCGAGGCCGGGCGGCAGGTGATCTACGGCGGCGTGATCATCACGATGTTGCTGTTCTACGGGCGCACGCAGAAGATCACCTCTTGA
- a CDS encoding ABC transporter permease yields MSGRSGALVTLFRQNRAFIGAVTMLIVLYAIYNVMHPRGFSSAILIQNSNESAAIIFVAMAQTAPVLLGGLDLSVGAVMTLANCIASELLHGSPWQIFLGALITLACGSAFGLLNGLIVVYGRLQPIIATLATGAVAMGFALFIRPKPGGNVDDDMSWALTNALWDFVDTYRLFDPDAGWFQAIAWIPVPVILVVLIAFGVWLPFRRTVTGRAIYAIGSAEGAAFMSGLPLARAKIAAFTLAGFFAACGGLYLAIQTSSGNADISQAGAYTLNSIAAVVLGGTSLLGGVGGAIASLVGALILRVISFYFRILSIDPLLQPLIQGFVLLAAVSLGAFRTLRVKNRLELFR; encoded by the coding sequence ATGAGCGGGCGTTCGGGAGCTCTTGTCACCCTGTTCCGGCAGAACCGCGCCTTCATCGGAGCGGTCACCATGCTGATCGTGCTCTATGCGATCTACAATGTGATGCATCCGAGGGGCTTTTCCTCGGCCATCCTGATCCAGAACTCGAACGAGTCCGCGGCGATCATCTTCGTCGCCATGGCGCAGACCGCGCCGGTTCTGCTCGGCGGACTCGATCTCAGTGTCGGCGCGGTGATGACGCTGGCCAACTGCATCGCCTCGGAGCTGCTCCACGGTTCGCCCTGGCAGATCTTTCTCGGTGCGCTGATCACGCTCGCCTGCGGTTCCGCCTTCGGGCTGCTGAACGGGCTGATCGTGGTCTATGGCCGGCTGCAGCCGATCATCGCGACGCTGGCCACTGGGGCCGTCGCCATGGGCTTCGCCCTGTTCATCCGGCCGAAGCCGGGCGGCAATGTCGACGACGACATGAGCTGGGCGCTGACCAACGCGCTCTGGGACTTCGTCGACACCTACCGGCTCTTCGATCCGGATGCGGGCTGGTTCCAGGCGATTGCCTGGATCCCGGTGCCGGTCATTCTGGTGGTGCTGATTGCCTTCGGGGTCTGGCTTCCCTTCCGGCGGACGGTTACCGGACGGGCGATCTACGCGATCGGCTCGGCGGAGGGCGCGGCCTTCATGTCCGGGCTGCCGCTCGCGCGGGCCAAGATCGCGGCTTTCACGCTGGCGGGCTTCTTCGCCGCATGCGGCGGGCTCTATCTCGCGATCCAGACATCCTCGGGCAACGCGGATATCAGCCAGGCCGGAGCCTATACGCTGAATTCGATCGCCGCGGTGGTGCTCGGCGGTACCTCGCTGCTCGGCGGCGTCGGCGGCGCCATCGCGTCGCTCGTCGGAGCGCTGATCCTCAGGGTGATCTCGTTCTATTTCCGCATCCTCTCGATAGACCCGCTGCTGCAGCCCCTGATCCAGGGATTCGTCCTGCTTGCTGCGGTCAGTCTCGGCGCGTTCCGGACCCTCCGGGTCAAGAACCGTCTCGAGCTGTTCCGTTAG
- a CDS encoding sugar ABC transporter ATP-binding protein, translated as MIPKAQDAALNGQGSPHLELAGVSKYFAGARALENVDFACRLGSIHAILGENGAGKSTLIKIMSGVHQADTGRMHVDGRAVRFASPAEAAAAGIVCVFQELSLVPDLSVADNISLADPPRRFGLIDGKAQREKAEDLLARIHCEDVDPRALVRELSLSRRQMVEIAKALGKAPQVLILDEATSALTRHDVETVYGLLEELKAQGTSILFISHRMHEVEKLCDTLSVFRNGSHVETFPKGSRTDSEIVRLMIGREVSSYYPPKPEKASRAPHLVVEGLSWENRLKGVDLTVRKGEIVGLGGLDGQGQKELLLALFGVLRDVRGAARVGDVSALSGSPAEAKSEKRRIALVPEDRKTEGLMLPMSIADNLLAASFDKVSKGGFIDPQLERDAVEQGIRTLQIKIGRQEDAVATLSGGNQQKVVIAKWLMTDPDVILLNDPTRGIDVGTKQEIYRLLRDLADADKAILFYSTDYDELIGCCDRVAIMYDGAIVAELEDEAVTEEAIVAASLNIGLPGSGEGAR; from the coding sequence ATGATCCCGAAGGCGCAGGACGCCGCCCTGAACGGGCAGGGGAGCCCGCATCTCGAACTCGCGGGTGTCTCGAAATATTTCGCCGGTGCGCGGGCGCTCGAGAATGTCGATTTCGCCTGCCGGCTCGGCTCGATCCACGCGATCCTGGGTGAGAACGGGGCGGGCAAGTCCACCCTCATCAAGATCATGTCCGGCGTGCACCAGGCGGACACGGGCAGGATGCATGTCGATGGTCGAGCCGTTCGCTTCGCCAGTCCGGCGGAAGCCGCGGCTGCGGGGATCGTCTGCGTCTTCCAGGAACTCTCTCTCGTCCCCGATCTCTCCGTCGCGGACAATATCTCGCTCGCCGATCCGCCGCGCCGCTTCGGCCTGATCGATGGGAAGGCCCAGCGGGAGAAAGCGGAGGACCTGCTGGCCCGCATTCACTGCGAGGATGTCGATCCGCGCGCGCTGGTCCGGGAGCTCAGCCTCTCGCGCCGGCAGATGGTCGAGATCGCGAAGGCTCTCGGCAAGGCGCCGCAGGTGCTGATCCTCGACGAGGCGACCTCCGCGCTAACCCGCCATGACGTCGAGACGGTTTACGGACTTCTTGAGGAACTGAAAGCGCAGGGAACCTCGATCCTTTTCATTTCCCATCGCATGCACGAGGTGGAGAAGCTCTGCGACACGCTCTCGGTCTTCCGCAACGGCAGCCATGTCGAGACTTTCCCCAAAGGGTCACGGACGGACAGCGAGATCGTGCGCTTGATGATCGGCCGCGAGGTCAGCAGCTACTATCCCCCGAAACCCGAGAAGGCGTCCCGGGCGCCGCATCTGGTGGTGGAGGGGCTTTCCTGGGAGAACCGCCTGAAGGGCGTCGATCTCACGGTCCGCAAGGGCGAGATCGTCGGCCTTGGCGGTCTCGACGGCCAGGGACAGAAAGAGCTCCTGCTGGCGCTCTTCGGCGTGCTTCGCGATGTGCGCGGGGCGGCCCGCGTCGGCGATGTGTCCGCCTTGTCGGGCTCGCCGGCCGAGGCGAAATCCGAAAAACGCCGGATCGCGCTGGTGCCGGAAGATCGCAAGACCGAGGGGCTGATGCTGCCGATGTCGATCGCGGACAACCTGCTCGCGGCTTCCTTCGACAAGGTCTCAAAGGGCGGCTTCATCGACCCGCAGCTCGAACGGGACGCGGTCGAACAGGGCATCCGGACCCTGCAGATCAAGATCGGACGCCAGGAGGACGCGGTCGCAACCCTCTCCGGCGGCAACCAGCAGAAGGTTGTGATCGCGAAATGGCTGATGACCGATCCGGACGTGATCCTGCTGAACGATCCGACGCGGGGCATCGATGTCGGCACCAAGCAGGAGATCTACCGGCTCCTGCGGGACCTCGCGGACGCGGACAAGGCGATCCTGTTCTATTCGACGGATTACGACGAGCTGATCGGCTGCTGCGACCGGGTGGCGATCATGTATGACGGCGCGATCGTGGCCGAACTCGAGGACGAGGCGGTCACCGAGGAGGCGATCGTCGCCGCCTCGCTCAATATCGGATTGCCGGGAAGCGGGGAGGGCGCGCGATGA